GCCCGGAGGCCCTGTACCGGTCCCGGCCCGTCGCGCCGCGCAGATCCGGAAGGACGTCATGACCAGCGAACTCACCCCCCAAGAAGCAGCCCGAGGGGCGCTGCGGGCCGGGCTCCCCCTCGGGGACGGCCGACAGGAAGAAGTGGCCATGACGGCCAACTACATCCACTCCGTGATCAGCACCTTGCGCGAGCTCGACTTCGGCGAGACCCCTCCCGCGTCCTCCTACCGCGCCGGACAGGGGAACGCCGATGCAACCGTTTGAGCTGTCGCTGGCCGAAGCCTCCCGTGCGGTGCGCGCACGGGAGCTGTCCCCCGTCGAACTCACCGCATCGGTGCTCGCCCGTATCTCCGCCGTCGAGGGACGGCTGGGCGCCTACGTCACCGTCGCCGCCGACGCCGCCCTGGCCGCAGCGGCCCGCGCCGAACGGGAGATCTCCGGAAGCGGACCGCGCGGGCCGCTGCACGGGATCCCCATGGCGCTCAAGGACCTGATCGACGCAGAGGGGATGCCCACCACGGCGAGTTCGCACGTCCGGACAGGGCACGTGGCGGAACGCGACAGTCGGGTGGCCGAACGGCTCGGCACCGCCGGGGCCGTCCTCCTGGGCAAGACGCACACGCACGAGTTCGCCTACGGCCTGACCACTCCGCAGACCAACAACGCCTGGGATCACAGCCGGGTCGCGGGTGGGTCGAGCGGCGGCTCGGCGGTAGCTGTCGCCGCCGGCGGGGCGACGTTCGCCATGGGCACGGACACGGGCGGTTCCATCCGGGTCCCCGCGGCCCTGAACGGCGTCGTGGGCCTCAAGCCGACCTACGGCCTGGTCCCCCGCACAGGCGTGACCTCGCTGTCCTGGTCCCTGGACCATGTGGGCCCTCTCGCCCGCACCGTCCAGGACGTCGGGCTGGTGCTGTCGGCGACCGCCGGCCACGACCCGCGCGACCCGGCGAGCGTGTCCGGCCCTACGCTGGACCGCTTCCCGGGAAGCGACCTGCGAGAAGGCGACCTGCGAGGAGGCGACCTGCGAGGACTGAAGGTCGGCGTACCGCGGAACCACTACTTCGACCGCGTCACGCCCGAGGTCGAGGAGTCCGTACGCGACGCGATCGAGCGGCTGGCGGAGCTGGGGGCGCAGCTCGTCGACGTCGAGATCCCGATGGCGCGCTACATCCAGGCCGTTCAGTGGGGGCTGATGGTTCCCGAGGCCACCGCGTACCACGAGCGGTCGCTGCGGGCCACCCCCGATCTGTACGCGGCGGACGTTCGCATCCTGCTGGAGGCCGGCGAACTCACCTCTGCGGGCGACTACCTCCGCGCCCAGCGGGCCCGCACCATGATGCGAGACGCCTGGGCTCGCATGTTCGACGGAATCGACGTCCTCGCCGCGCCGACGGTGCCGATGACCGCCGCCGAGGCGGGGCAGGAAGCCGTCGAGTGGGCCGATGGCACGACCGAGGCCGTGTCGGACAGCTACGTCCGCCTCTGTGCCCCCGCCAACATCACCGGCGTCCCGGCCCTCACCCTGCCGGTCGGTCACGACCACGCCGGACTGCCGATCGGAATGCAGCTGATGGCGCGCCCCTTCCACGACGCGACGGTGCTCCGTGTGGGCCGGGCCTACGAGGAGTCGGTGGCCGGCGCCGGGCGCCTTGCTCCCCTCGCTGCCTGAGGGGCCTGAGGCAAGGCGGACGTTCCAGCCGGCGTGCGTTCGCGTCGCCGCAGGGGTGCACGCCGTGCTGGGACGCCCGGATACGCGGCGCCGCGGGTCGCCGACGCCGGCCATCGGCTAGAAGCAACAGATTCGCATTAAGGTGGGTCGCATGACTCCCAAGCCCATGGCCCGCCCCGGCGGGCGCAGCGCACGCGTACAGGCGTCCGTCCATGCGGCGGTACGTGAACTCGTGGGGGAGGTGGGCCGCGACGCGCTCACGGTCCCGATGGTGGCCACTCGGGCGGGCGTGACCCCCTCCACGATCTACCGTCGCTGGGGCGATCTGCAGGAACTCCTGTCCGACGTGGCCGTCGAACGACTGCGCCCGGAAACGGAGCCGGCCGATCTCGGAAGCCTGCGGGCCGATCTCGACGCGTGGGCGGAACAGTTCCTCGACGAGATGGCCTCGCCGCCCGGGCGCGCCTACATCCGGGACGCCCTGCTCGGCGACCCCGACGGAACGAACGCCGGTCAGTGCTCGGCGTACGCCGCGGAGCAGATCGACGCCGTGCTGGCCCGTGCGGTGCAGCGGGGGGAACCGGTGCCCGAGACGGAACTGCTGATCGACCGTGTGGTGGCGCCGATCATGTACCGCATCCTCTTCCGCCCTGGCCGACTGGACGCCGCATACGCGCGTGAGCTCGTGACGAACGCCGTGTACGCCCTGGAGACCGAGGCCGGCGCTCGCCCCGCC
This region of Streptomyces ambofaciens ATCC 23877 genomic DNA includes:
- a CDS encoding Asp-tRNA(Asn)/Glu-tRNA(Gln) amidotransferase GatCAB subunit A, producing the protein MQPFELSLAEASRAVRARELSPVELTASVLARISAVEGRLGAYVTVAADAALAAAARAEREISGSGPRGPLHGIPMALKDLIDAEGMPTTASSHVRTGHVAERDSRVAERLGTAGAVLLGKTHTHEFAYGLTTPQTNNAWDHSRVAGGSSGGSAVAVAAGGATFAMGTDTGGSIRVPAALNGVVGLKPTYGLVPRTGVTSLSWSLDHVGPLARTVQDVGLVLSATAGHDPRDPASVSGPTLDRFPGSDLREGDLRGGDLRGLKVGVPRNHYFDRVTPEVEESVRDAIERLAELGAQLVDVEIPMARYIQAVQWGLMVPEATAYHERSLRATPDLYAADVRILLEAGELTSAGDYLRAQRARTMMRDAWARMFDGIDVLAAPTVPMTAAEAGQEAVEWADGTTEAVSDSYVRLCAPANITGVPALTLPVGHDHAGLPIGMQLMARPFHDATVLRVGRAYEESVAGAGRLAPLAA
- a CDS encoding TetR/AcrR family transcriptional regulator, which encodes MTPKPMARPGGRSARVQASVHAAVRELVGEVGRDALTVPMVATRAGVTPSTIYRRWGDLQELLSDVAVERLRPETEPADLGSLRADLDAWAEQFLDEMASPPGRAYIRDALLGDPDGTNAGQCSAYAAEQIDAVLARAVQRGEPVPETELLIDRVVAPIMYRILFRPGRLDAAYARELVTNAVYALETEAGARPAPAAAPRRSKKPDS